A stretch of Fusarium poae strain DAOMC 252244 chromosome 2, whole genome shotgun sequence DNA encodes these proteins:
- a CDS encoding hypothetical protein (SECRETED:SignalP(1-18)~CAZy:CE4), translated as MKSLNFLLLAALPNMVNADGLVARRRGAEFNIHVRHEDDTSHQAERLSKRASCGKGTGSCPKGQCCSESGQCGTTSAYCTSPQCQMAYSNGNCDGRNQREKLQQIYPDRLLAKLHTANKYITTCTTPGIVALTFDDGPYKYTNQVLDVLKKHNIKATFFITGNNLGKGQIDDPSKPWPKILRRMHSEGHQLASHSWSHEDLSASSTEIRKQQIIYNEMAFRNVLGFFPKYLRPPYGTCSRVSGCLDYVTKLGYHVVNWNIDTKDYLNDSPSKIQTSKNTFSDGVSAQSQSNSYIELSHDTHEQTAYNLTEFMIKTLKTRGYRAVPVGECLGDARKNWYVDAKGTKSGRSIQGRGSYDPPPTSPATTKDGTCGTKNGLKCTGSKWGNCCSFYNFCGSTSGYCDGGCQSKYGECNKIKPDSKLIVSDNGLCGEKYHQTCKGSRYGNCCSKYGNCGKTSEYCGNGCQSGFGTCPYS; from the exons ATGAAGTCTTTGAATTTCCTACTCCTAGCTGCGCTGCCAAATATGGTGAATGCGGATGGACTCGTAGCCAGACGTAGGGGCGCAGAGTTCAACATACACGTCCGTCATGAAGACGATACCTCACACCAGGCCGAAAGGCTCTCTAAGAGAGCTTCTTGCGGCAAAGGTACCGGCTCTTGTCCCAAGGGACAGTGCTGCTCTGAATCTGGTCAGTGTGGTACTACATCTGCTTACTGCACTTCACCACAATGTCAGATGGCTTATAGCAATGGCAACTGTGATGGCAG AAACCAAAGGGAGAAACTACAGCAAATATACCCAGATCGACTTCTGGCAAAGCTCCATACGGCAA ACAAGTACATCACCACATGCACTACCCCTGGGATTGTGGCACTCACTTTTGACGATGGTCCTTACAAGTATACCAATCAAGTCCTGGATGTTCTCAAGAAGCACAACATCAAGGCAACATTCTTCATCACTGGTAACAATCTAGGAAAAGGTCAGATCGATGACCCTTCCAAGCCCTGGCCCAAGATCCTACGTCGCATGCACTCTGAAGGCCACCAGCTCGCCTCTCACAGTTGGTCACATGAGGATCTCTCAGCTTCATCTACTGAGATCCGTAAACAGCAGATCATCTACAATGAGATGGCCTTCCGTAACGTCCTTGGCTTCTTCCCCAAGTACCTACGTCCCCCTTATGGAACCTGCTCGCGAGTTTCTGGTTGTCTAGACTACGTGACCAAGCTCGGTTACCACGTCGTAAACTGGAACATTGATACAAAGGATTACTTGAACGACTCGCCGAGCAAGATTCAGACCAGCAAGAATACTTTCTCGGACGGTGTCTCTGCTCAGTCACAGTCCAATAGTTACATCGAGTTGAGTCATGATACACATGAGCAGACAGCTTATAACCTGACTGAATTCATGATCAAGACTCTCAAAACTAGAGGATACCGTGCTGTTCCTGTCGGAGAGTGTCTTGGGGATGCCCGCAAGAATTGGTATGTTGATGCCAAAGGCACAAAGTCTGGTAGGTCAATCCAAGGAAGAGGCAGTTACG ATCCTCCCCCTACTTCTCCCGCAACTACCAAAGATGGTACTTGTGGCACTAAGAACGGCCTCAAGTGCACAGGATCCAAATGGGGAAACTGCTGCTCATTCTACAACTTCTG TGGCTCGACATCAGGCTACTGTGATGGCGGATGTCAGTCCAAATACGGAGAGTGTAACAAGATAAAGCCAGACAGTAAGCTTATTGTCTCGGATAACGGACTCTGCGGCGAGAAGTACCACCAGACCTGCAAGGGATCTCGTTATGGCAACTGCTGCTCTAAATACGGCAACTG TGGTAAGACGAGCGAATACTGCGGAAACGGGTGCCAGAGTGGCTTCGGGACCTGTCCATACTCCTGA
- a CDS encoding hypothetical protein (BUSCO:50582at5125), with translation MTTRSLASTCSAHRAVRQALTSPRSSITTFRTTAAPALSPLQAFARNQRLFHAVPSRRKDQQPPAQPPPTDFSELDVLGNTPAPSTSVDVCMYDGFGLNSGLTISGGNGVLLIDGEVFHWRPWEAKGSMNLINKKGQFELPPSAFSLFELLWPRPDLLIIGVGPSNVPLAPETRRAISELGMRIELLDTRNAAAQFNLLATERGVANVAAALIPIGWKEGVGAK, from the exons ATGACAACCCGAAGCCTCGCCTCAACATGTAGCGCGCATCGTGCGGTGCGCCAGGCCCTTACCAGCCCTCGTTCCTCGATCACAACTTTCAGAACCACGGCCGCGCCAGCCCTGTCTCCTCTACAGGCCTTCGCTAGAAACCAACGACTCTTTCACGCAGTCCCAAGCCGAAGAAAGGACCAACAGCCACCGGCGCAACCTCCGCCAACCGACTTTAGCGAGCTCGACGTGCTTGGAAACACCCCAGCACCCTCAACCTCGGTCGATGTGTGCATGTACGATGGATTCGGGCTTAACAGCGGCCTTACAATTTCAGGCGGCAACGGTGTTCTATTAATTGACGGAGAGGTGTTCCACTGGCGTCCGTGGGAGGCCAAGGGTTCTATGAACCTCATCAATAAGAAAGGCCAATTCGAGCTCCCTCCTAGTGCATTTTCGCTCTTTGAGCTGCTATGGCCTCGACCGG ATCTTCTAATCATTGGAGTTGGACCATCAAATGTGCCATTGGCTCCTGAAACGAGACGAGCTATATCCGAGCTCGGCATGCGAATCGAACTTTTAGATACAAGGAATGCGGCAGCCCAGTTCAACCTGCTGGCTACAGAGCGAGGTGTAGCGAACGTGGCGGCTGCTCTAATACCTATTGGATGGAAGGAAGGTGTTGGGGCGAAATAA
- a CDS encoding hypothetical protein (TransMembrane:2 (o14-33i53-71o)) gives MICLDHTQSICPQVFRNISTIVMLVVFWIRSCYLTSDTQRTAKTQNTIWNAHMCGYVIFLNLCGCFGELLFDTNCPLIYQEIDRINNTEAWAADAINELPFELPDHCVPGWHNTWIISSHEVCSPQWWSNCPSVTVPGYPQLCSIENGRI, from the coding sequence ATGATATGTCTTGATCATACTCAGTCAATTTGCCCCCAAGTCTTCCGGAACATCAGCACAATCGTTATGCTTGTCGTTTTCTGGATTCGCTCATGCTACTTAACGAGCGACACGCAAAGAACCGCAAAGACACAGAACACGATCTGGAATGCCCACATGTGCGGCTACGTTATATTCCTTAACCTTTGTGGATGTTTTGGGGAGCTTCTATTCGACACGAATTGCCCCCTGATATACCAAGAGATTGACCGCATCAACAACACAGAAGCATGGGCAGCGGATGCCATCAACGAGCTTCCCTTTGAACTCCCCGACCACTGCGTCCCTGGCTGGCACAACACGTGGATTATCTCGAGCCATGAGGTCTGTTCACCACAATGGTGGTCCAACTGCCCGTCTGTCACTGTACCGGGCTATCCACAGCTTTGCTCTATTGAAAATGGAAGAATTTGA
- a CDS encoding hypothetical protein (CAZy:GH18), whose amino-acid sequence MCYSVNENGTLRAIDDWADNEKMVDGEKGCLAAISKLKSQHPHIKTLVSIGGGSSSKEFPALAANKTARQTFARRISEFCVTHQFDGVDIDWEHPQTPEAGRNYVLFLQDIRNVMPHSQFLLTSALPTGEYCLKHLNLPVVAHLLDFLNLMGYDFTGGWTDVCGHHAQLLPPSRNLNEVYPTLRKSCQRGVDFLIANGFPRHKIVLGIPVYARYFGEARGPGHPFKGSGEIDYCDLPDEWVADAKVDQSVAAASFVDNKGDKGFVSFDVPSTVSIKARYAKALGLGGLFYWTGAGDRKGRESLVTAGWTTLNSE is encoded by the exons ATGTGCTACAGTGTCAATGAGAACGGCACACTACGG GCCATTGACGATTGGGCTGACAATGAGAAAATGGTTGATGGCGAAAAAGGCTGCCTTGCAGCAATCTCGAAGCTGAAAAGCCAACATCCGCACATCAAGACACTTGTTTCGATCGGTGGTGGCTCTAGCAGCAAAGAGTTCCCTGCTCTCGCGGCAAACAAAACAGCCAGACAAACTTTTGCGCGTCGGATCAGTGAATTCTGCGTGACCCATCAATTTGACGGTGTTGATA TTGATTGGGAACACCCTCAGACCCCCGAAGCAGGAAGGAACTatgttctttttcttcaagATATTCGCAACGTCATGCCACACTCTCAATTTCTACTAACGAGCGCTCTGCCCACGGGCGAATACTGTCTGAAGCATCTCAACCTGCCAGTCGTGGCTCACTTGCTCGACTTTCTCAACCTCATGGGCTACGATTTCACAGGAGGATGGACTGATGTATGTGGACATCATGCACAACTTTTGCCTCCGAGTCGGAATCTCAACGAAGTATATCCGACACTCCGTAAGTCGTGTCAACGCGGCGTTGATTTCCTGATTGCGAACGGCTTTCCTCGTCACAAAATCGTCCTTGGGATCCCAGTATACGCCAGATACTTTGGCGAGGCGCGAGGACCAGGCCATCCTTTCAAGGGTTCAGGTGAGATTGATTATTGTGATTTGCCGGATGAGTGGGTAGCAGATGCCAAGGTCGATCAAAGTGTTGCAGCGGCATCTTTTGTCGACAACAAGGGGGATAAAGGGTTTGTGTCGTTTGATGTTCCCAGCACTGTTTCCATCAAGGCACGGTATGCCAAAGCTTTGGGCTTGGGCGGTTTGTTCTACTGGACGGGCGCTGGCGATCGAAAAGGCCGTGAGAGTCTGGTCACCGCAGGATGGACAACACTCAATTCCGAGTAA
- a CDS encoding hypothetical protein (TransMembrane:1 (i38-57o)~BUSCO:25806at5125): MSSPQANESDPLLSGTGHDRSDTQAESKAHRNSRLRELGLFAWALIATAAVIVVAIWTQHEQQTKHDHNTPATKRNLVFMVSDGMGPATLSLTRSYRQHVEDLHFGDTLTLDKHFWGTSRTRSNSSLVTDSAAGATAFSCGKKTYNGAISTLPNHDPCGTVLEAAKRAGYHTGLVVTTKIEDATPACFNSHVVLREMEDEIALQQIGEGVLGRTVDLMLGGGRCNYLPNTAEGSCRADDTDVVKIAKEKHNWTYADDRAGFDALKGGNNVKLPFLGLFAPSDIPFEIDRRNHNDIYPSLSEMAKTALRALEKATEKSDKGFFIMIEGSRIDHAGHINDPAAQVHEVLEYDKTFRAVLDFIKESKTETVLVATSDHETGGLATALQEPGHLPVYNWYPKVLANATASAEWLHAKLNAHISSNSEAKKNKEKLKEYINEELIIRGLGISNASDKEITTIAEHPESALVLFSALISLRAHIGWSTHGHTAVDVNIYSSGGPRTENIRGNVENTDVGKYLREYLEVDVDAITEELQDKMSKVEVQGAGMEALDEVWALGNKYHALDV, from the exons ATGTCTTCTCCTCAGGCCAACGAAAGCGATCCTCTCTTATCCGGGACCGGTCACGACCGCTCCGATACCCAGGCCGAAAGTAAGGCCCATCGAAACTCGCGTCTCCGTGAGCTCGGCCTGTTTGCCTGGGCTTTGATCGCCACTGCTGCTGTTATCGTGGTTGCTATCTGGACTCAACATGAGCAACAGACAAAGCATGACCACAACACGCCTGCGACGAAGCGAAATCTCGTCTTCATGGTGTCAGATGGCATGGGTCCTGCTACATTATCATTGACTCGCAGCTACCGGCAACACGTTGAAGACCTCCATTTTGGCGATACCCTCACACTCGATAAGCATTTCTGGGGCACAAGCCGGACTCGCTCAAACAGCTCCCTTGTGACTGACAGTGCTGCTGGTGCCACCGCCTTCTCCTGCGGCAAGAAGACCTACAACGGTGCCATTTCTACTCTGCCAAACCATGATCCTTGCGGAACGGTTTTGGAAGCTGCGAAGCGTGCTGGTTACCACACTGGTCTTGTTGTGACTACCAAGATCGAG GATGCGACTCCGGCCTGCTTCAACTCACATGTTGTTCTCCGTGAAATGGAAGATGAAATTGCTCTCCAGCAAATTGGAGAAGGTGTACTGGGCCGAACCGTCGATCTGATGCTTGGTGGTGGTCGCTGCAACTACCTGCCTAACACTGCAGAGGGCAGCTGCCGAGCTGACGATACAGACGTAGTCAAAATTGCAAAGGAGAAGCACAACTGGACCTACGCTGATGACCGTGCTGGTTTTGATGCTCTCAAGGGTGGAAACAATGTTAAACTACCTTTCCTCGGACTGTTCGCGCCCAGCGATATCCCCTTCGAGATTGACCGCCGAAACCACAACGATATCTACCCTTCGCTGAGCGAGATGGCCAAGACTGCTCTTCGTGCTCTTGAGAAGGCTACTGAAAAGAGTGACAAGGGCTTCTTTATCATGATTGAGGGCAGTCGAATTGACCATGCTGGCCACATCAACGATCCCGCCGCTCAGGTTCACGAGGTTCTTGAGTACGACAAGACCTTCCGAGCTGTTCTCGACTTCATCAAGGAGAGCAAGACCGAGACTGTTCTGGTTGCAACCAGCGATCACGAAACAGGCGGCCTCGCTACCGCGCTCCAGGAGCCTGGTCACCTCCCGGTTTACAACTGGTACCCCAAGGTCCTTGCCAACGCCACTGCCTCGGCCGAGTGGCTCCACGCAAAGCTCAACGCCCACATCTCATCCAACTCCGAAGCCAAGAAGAATaaggagaagctcaaggagtACATCAACGAGGAACTCATCATCCGTGGTCTCGGTATCTCCAATGCTTCAGACAAAGAGATTACCACAATTGCAGAGCACCCCGAGAGCGCACTTGTTCTCTTCTCGGCTCTTATTTCTCTCCGCGCACACATTGGCTGGAGCACTCACGGCCATACTGCCGTCGATGTCAACATCTACAGCTCGGGTGGACCCCGAACAGAGAACATCCGCGGTAACGTGGAAAACACTGACGTGGGCAAGTATCTGCGCGAGTATCTCGAGGTTGACGTCGATGCCATCACTGAGGAATTGCAGGACAAGATGAGCAAGGTCGAAGTCCAAGGTGCAGGTATGGAAGCGCTCGATGAGGTGTGGGCTCTTGGAAACAAGTACCATGCTCTCGATGTTTAA
- the RPL34A gene encoding 60S ribosomal protein L34A (BUSCO:57449at5125) yields the protein MVNMRVHYNTSSNRTRVIKTPGGDIRLLHIKKRGTVPKCGDCGSKLSGIPALRPREYSQISKPKKTVQRAYGGSRCGNCVRDRIVRAFLIEEQKIVKKVLKEQEQSQKKK from the exons ATGGTCAACATGCGCGTTCA CTACAACACCAGCTCCAACCGAACCCGAGTCATCAAGACTCCCGGTGGTGATATCCGTCTGCTTCACATCAAGAAGCGAGGCACTGTCCCCAAGTGCGGTGACTGCGGCTCCAAGCTCTCTGGT ATCCCCGCTCTCCGACCCCGCGAGTACTCCCAGATCtccaagcccaagaagaccGTCCAGCGCGCCTACGGTGGTTCTCGATGCGGTAACTGTGTTCGTGACCGTATTGTCCGAGCTTTCCTCATCGAGGAGCAGAAGATCGTCAAGAAGGTGTTgaaggagcaggagcagagccagaagaagaaataa
- a CDS encoding hypothetical protein (BUSCO:48527at5125) encodes MPNTPPPALLPPPEGIFRTFDDLMASVQRVAKDQGYGIVKLRASNYRDGKPTRYDLVCDRGGVKYNSTAKKRNPSTRKIDCPFRAKAVCEVQLGNQWRFAIQEGRHNHEPRVPAGTPGQENAPLATSIRSFTNKIDRLSHDMNQGLMRIEQRLDNIEKRMENLEARAGGYEPRFQAIEQRLQGMEGPRMDGMGMDDVEQRLLASTVM; translated from the coding sequence ATGCCGAATACACCACCTCCAGCGCTGTTACCCCCACCAGAAGGGATATTCAGGACCTTCGATGATTTGATGGCATCCGTACAGCGCGTAGCAAAAGATCAGGGCTATGGTATTGTCAAGCTGCGCGCTTCAAACTACCGCGACGGAAAGCCCACCCGCTACGACCTTGTTTGCGATCGCGGTGGTGTTAAGTATAACAGCACTGCGAAGAAGCGCAATCCCTCTACGCGCAAGATTGATTGTCCCTTTCGTGCCAAAGCTGTTTGCGAAGTCCAGCTCGGGAACCAATGGCGCTTTGCTATTCAAGAGGGACGTCACAACCATGAACCGCGAGTTCCTGCTGGTACTCCTGGCCAAGAGAACGCGCCACTCGCTACATCTATCCGATCATTCACAAACAAGATCGACCGTTTGAGCCACGATATGAATCAGGGTCTAATGCGCATTGAACAGCGCCTCGATAATATCGAAAAGCGAATGGAGAACCTGGAAGCGAGAGCTGGTGGTTACGAACCGCGGTTCCAGGCGATTGAGCAAAGGCTCCAAGGAATGGAAGGCCCTCGCATGGATGGTATGGGTATGGACGATGTGGAACAGCGCCTTCTGGCCTCGACAGTCATGTAG
- a CDS encoding hypothetical protein (TransMembrane:5 (i209-229o235-259i621-641o647-670i682-704o)) encodes MVASHITETDNVRMGKQVWRGQDSQWRKSTPPPPSFFTRRANNKFVLKDIDGHFHDMQLDEILQRTSMEDTRSSDESLGPSVFTASPSYKSSFAQTPITSLKSLYPHSKPGSVSPSGSSSHQSNLIVPRPRLPDPVARRRDSGSLYSVEDISLKACAYTANATQTSPRNSVLRQNDTDPTSKVEIDSESQNLDEYLRKYGQRKVTRHKWIMTGFLISANFMFIFASWWWPRYYYVYIPFISFPLVLNCIMIASIICISLKNLIVTQKIIEPDHIENLIMIMPCYNETLEECTKSLDSLVEQVGIDNHKRGIMVICDGRVRGPGMDKTTAQYLKEDIFVGKIHSEKIRSAYRAWDGQAMDVDISWGYYRGVPFYCIIKEQNQGKRDSLIVVRSFLYKYNIRDTKPTTIFSSRFLLSMTDWLSQEVRVNQVDHLIGMDADTVFQNNCISELLKESKYPNTVGVCGYVAVDFSGGNWNLWSIYQNAEYTIAQGLRRLHQSIATKKVSCLPGCCQLLKICDMTCGDKVLIEQFGYYPRPLDGMIKRIRATASEDRNHICQLLTTFPEAQTRQALRARAYTDVPHSWSVFLSQRRRWTLGATSNDLLLFTARHCQWWERILAFSNVLTWSLNVFVIASIGCMIVAFMHQPWWIIMAFAGIMIVPLIYYIIMAIWLPESMLERFQYLLGLFIFVVLGPFLNIAVMVFAVFNMDSFGWGKTRKVIVETPEEQLKEKQNIGDTGSGSNSLPGTFSSDQREEVAISATVRKPAVVYVPPTTQHL; translated from the exons ATGGTAGCCTCACATATCACAGAGACTGACAATGTTAGAATGGGT AAACAAGTCTGGCGAGGCCAAGATTCTCAGTGGAGGAAGTCtactcctcctccaccttCATTCTTCACCAGAAGGGCAAACAATAAGTTTGTTCTCAAGGATATTGATGGGCATTTCCATGACATGCAGCTGGATGAGATCCTCCAGAGAACTAGCATGGAGGATACACGATCCTCTGATGAGAGCTTGGGTCCCTCAGTGTTTACTGCATCCCCCTCATACAAATCTTCATTTGCCCAAACACCCATCACTTCCCTAAAATCACTCTACCCCCATAGTAAACCTGGCAGTGTTTCTCCGTcaggatcttcttctcatcagaGCAACCTCATAGTTCCACGACCGAGACTCCCAGATCCAGTTGCCCGGCGGCGAGACAGTGGTTCATTGTATAGTGTTGAAGACATCTCCCTCAAAGCTTGTGCATACACTGCCAATGCAACTCAGACTTCACCCCGGAATTCTGTCCTGAGACAGAATGATACAGATCCTACTTCCAAGGTTGAGATCGACTCTGAGTCCCAAAACCTGGATGAGTACTTGAGAAAGTACGGCCAGAGGAAAGTGACCCGACATAAGTGGATCATGACGGGTTTCCTGATCTCTGCCAA CTTCATGTTCATCTTTGCATCTTGGTGGTGGCCTCGATACTACTACGTTTACATCCCTTTCATCTCATTCCCACTGGTTCTCAACTGTATCATGATTGCCTCCATCATCTGCATCAGTCTCAAGAATCTCATTGTGACCCAGAAGATTATTGAGCCAGACCACATTGAGAACCTGATTATGATTATGCCTTGCTACAATGAGACTCTCGAAGAATGCACCAAGTCACTTGACTCTCTTGTCGAGCAAGTCGGCATAGACAACCACAAGAGAGGCATCATGGTCATCTGTGATGGTCGTGTCCGTGGACCCGGAATGGATAAGACGACAGCTCAGTATCTTAAAGAAGATATCTTTGTTGGGAAGATTCACTCCGAGAAGATCCGCAGTGCATATAGAGCTTGGGACGGTCAAGCCATGGATGTCGACATCTCATGGGGTTACTACAGGGGTGTGCCGTTCTACTGTATCATCAAGGAACAGAACCAGGGCAAACGCGATAGTCTCATCGTTGTCCGCTCATTCCTGTACAAGTACAACATTCGAGACACTAAGCCGACGACAATTTTCTCGTCCCGGTTTCTGCTCTCAATGACCGACTGGCTCTCCCAAGAAGTCAGAGTCAACCAAGTCGATCACCTGATCGGTATGGACGCAGATACTGTGTTTCAAAACAACTGCATCTCAGAGCTCCTAAAAGAGTCAAAGTATCCCAACACAGTTGGGGTCTGCGGCTACGTCGCGGTCGACTTCAGCGGAGGCAATTGGAACTTGTGGTCTATCTACCAGAATGCCGAGTACACAATTGCCCAGGGACTGAGACGGCTACACCAATCCATTGCAACAAAGAAAGTCTCCTGTCTGCCTGGTTGTTGCCAGTTGCTTAAGATTTGCGACATGACATGCGGTGACAAGGTCCTCATTGAACAATTTGGATACTATCCCAGACCTTTAGATGGCATGATCAAACGCATTCGAGCCACTGCGTCTGAAGATCGAAACCATATATGTCAACTTCTCACCACCTTTCCAGAAGCACAGACTCGTCAAGCTTTGCGCGCGAGGGCTTACACTGATGTACCCCATTCTTGGAGtgtctttctttctcaacGTCGCCGCTGGACACTCGGAGCTACAAGCAACGACTTGCTACTGTTTACGGCCAGGCATTGCCAATGGTGGGAGCGTATACTAGCATTTTCGAACGTTCTTACCTGGTCACTCAACGTTTTCGTTATCGCCTCTATCGGTTGTATGATCGTGGCTTTTATGCACCAGCCATGGTGGATTATCATGGCATTTGCAGGCATCATGATTGTCCctcttatttactatattatcaTGGCAATTTGGCTTCCAGAGTCAATGCTGGAGAGGTTCCAGTACCTCCTCGGTTTGTTCATCTTTGTTGTTCTGGGACCGTTTTTGAACATTGCCGTCATGGTGTTTGCAGTGTTCAATATGGATAGTTTTGGCTGGGGCAAGACAAGGAAGGTCATCGTTGAGACTCCTGAGGAACAGTTAAAGGAGAAACAGAACATTGGGGATACCGGCAGTGGTTCCAATTCGTTACCGGGAACCTTTAGCAGTGACCAGAGAGAGGAGGTGGCTATAAGTGCAACCGTCAGGAAGCCAGCGGTAGTATACGTGCCTCCAACTACGCAGCACTTGTAG
- a CDS encoding hypothetical protein (BUSCO:9779at5125): MAAPAEVVDVVQDAVDSTDPHLTDPPLLRDHSEFRSYESSRGFKYSGIRIFYRQHAKADQLPKPPLPLLVFLHGLGGSVAQFHPLLCSLIDEAPCLAIDYPGCGRSEFSVTDWAAYTTEALAELLEIIINDYRDKDAGQRVVLIGHSMGTALSARLANTELPHTTDLAQYVVGLVAICPVANPPNESLTKWAKRAMWIPGWLFDLWRAWDGRGGPESASVKRFVGQGADEATRKMQYRFNKQSRTPVWRRMANGALPVYNDGKPTGGLPTLDTWATLDIPVFLIAGENDNVVSPEEANKIVKVLDPKRTSPESEPEDGEEAHEAIIDTAGSVNTSIQPQEHLPQTIGDLTDADFTKVKSPNVETPPEGGSPTDPSTPNETMTELPPQPNHPKKIVRSFVMPAPATHAVLYTPCSVRAVAGLISDFLAANVTERLSLAWQLQYLSREGKWDVKNLNKWKSVNPVSHPIGPAGRPIFRALKTLREADDVHCPQEFVSNWSSVVKDVIDISKDQPVYDPRGLERAGIRYHKFPTVSKIPPQPHEIEAFIKLVDELREKQAERAITEEWNDPEQCVIGVHCHYGFNRTGYFIVCYLVERCGFGVQDAIEMFAQARPNGIRHSHFLDRLYVRYNV, encoded by the coding sequence ATGGCTGCTCCTGCAGAGGTAGTGGACGTCGTCCAGGATGCTGTCGACTCCACTGACCCTCATCTCACGGACCCTCCCCTCCTCAGGGATCATTCCGAATTCAGGTCTTACGAGAGCAGCCGTGGGTTTAAGTATTCTGGCATTCGAATTTTTTACCGACAACATGCTAAGGCTGATCAACTACCGAAGCCTCCATTACCTCTTCTGGTCTTTCTACATGGACTAGGTGGTTCTGTTGCTCAGTTCCACCCTTTGCTATGCAGTCTTATCGACGAGGCCCCTTGTTTAGCCATCGACTACCCCGGATGTGGCCGCTCTGAGTTCTCGGTCACGGATTGGGCAGCTTACACAACAGAAGCTTTAGCAGAACTCTTAGAGATCATAATAAATGATTACCGGGACAAAGACGCAGGCCAGCGTGTGGTTCTGATCGGCCATAGCATGGGCACTGCTCTGTCTGCGAGATTGGCCAACACCGAGCTTCCTCACACAACTGACCTGGCGCAGTATGTGGTAGGACTAGTTGCCATTTGTCCAGTAGCAAATCCCCCCAACGAGTCGTTGACGAAGTGGGCAAAGAGAGCTATGTGGATTCCAGGTTGGTTGTTCGACTTGTGGCGTGCCTGGGATGGTCGGGGTGGCCCCGAGAGCGCAAGTGTAAAGCGTTTTGTTGGACAGGGTGCTGATGAAGCCACTCGAAAAATGCAGTATCGTTTCAACAAGCAAAGCCGCACCCCGGTCTGGAGACGAATGGCAAATGGTGCACTGCCGGTTTACAATGATGGCAAACCCACGGGTGGTCTCCCAACTCTGGACACATGGGCAACGCTGGATATTCCTGTTTTCCTAATCGCTGGCGAGAATGATAATGTCGTTTCACCCGAGGAAGCCAATAAGATTGTCAAAGTTCTGGACCCAAAGAGGACATCCCCGGAGTCAGAACCAGAAGATGGTGAAGAGGCGCACGAGGCCATTATTGACACTGCTGGTTCTGTCAATACCTCAATACAGCCCCAAGAACATCTGCCACAAACCATCGGTGACCTCACCGATGCAGACTTTACGAAAGTAAAGTCTCCAAACGTCGAAACTCCGCCTGAAGGTGGCAGCCCTACCGACCCGTCAACTCCGAACGAGACTATGACCGAGCTGCCTCCTCAGCCAAATCACCCTAAAAAGATTGTCCGTTCTTTTGTAATGCCGGCGCCTGCAACGCATGCTGTATTATATACACCTTGCTCGGTTCGGGCTGTTGCCGGATTAATATCTGATTTTCTTGCTGCAAATGTCACGGAAAGACTATCTCTTGCCTGGCAACTGCAATATCTTTCACGTGAAGGGAAATGGGACGTCAAGAATCTCAACAAATGGAAGTCTGTCAATCCTGTGTCTCATCCGATTGGACCTGCTGGGAGACCTATTTTCCGTGCCCTCAAAACGCTCCGTGAAGCGGATGACGTGCACTGTCCGCAGGAATTCGTTTCAAATTGGAGTTCTGTTGTGAAAGATGTTATCGACATCTCCAAAGACCAGCCTGTATATGACCCTCGCGGCCTCGAACGGGCCGGTATCCGTTATCACAAATTTCCGACGGTATCAAAGATCCCCCCACAGCCACATGAGATCGAGGCTTTCATTAAATTGGTCGATGAACTCCGCGAGAAACAGGCTGAGCGTGCTATTACGGAAGAATGGAACGACCCGGAGCAATGTGTGATCGGAGTCCACTGCCATTATGGCTTCAACCGCACGGGGTACTTTATTGTGTGTTATCTCGTTGAGCGGTGCGGCTTTGGTGTCCAGGATGCCATCGAAATGTTTGCTCAGGCAAGGCCTAACGGAATTCGTCACTCTCATTTTCTGGACAGACTTTATGTGCGATACAATGTCTGA